Proteins encoded together in one Synechococcus sp. BL107 window:
- a CDS encoding pyridoxamine 5'-phosphate oxidase family protein — protein MTTPVLPPWRPLLKAAQRREGRSPSARWLQLATVGQNGQPRVRTLVFRAWTEAHQLELFTDTRSQKIKDLDHQPAVEICWLFTKAREQYRFGGVANVIKIDNNRELCQQKWLSLSPSGRAVWGWPSPGEMLNRDATFPEALSDDEPMPDHFSVLRIEIDHVERLHLGPHPHQRSRWQRHQNWRTEELNP, from the coding sequence ATGACAACTCCAGTTCTTCCTCCATGGCGACCATTGCTCAAAGCAGCGCAACGACGTGAGGGTCGCTCTCCTTCAGCCCGTTGGCTGCAACTGGCCACCGTTGGACAGAACGGACAACCGCGCGTGCGCACCTTGGTTTTTCGGGCCTGGACTGAGGCCCATCAATTGGAACTGTTCACTGATACGCGCAGTCAAAAAATTAAGGACCTTGACCATCAACCAGCTGTTGAAATTTGCTGGCTATTCACGAAGGCTCGAGAGCAATATCGATTTGGGGGTGTTGCCAACGTCATCAAAATCGATAACAACCGTGAGTTATGCCAACAGAAATGGCTGAGTTTGAGCCCATCGGGGCGCGCCGTATGGGGATGGCCAAGCCCTGGAGAGATGTTGAACCGTGATGCAACGTTTCCAGAGGCCTTATCTGATGACGAACCAATGCCAGATCACTTCTCGGTCTTGCGAATTGAGATCGACCATGTCGAACGTCTGCATCTTGGACCGCACCCACACCAACGATCACGCTGGCAGCGACATCAAAACTGGCGAACTGAAGAACTCAACCCCTAA
- a CDS encoding aromatic acid exporter family protein: MSRASISSSLQIAIAAVLALATAQALKLPDAYWAPISAIVCSLEAFDRAFETARRRLIGTLLGVVLAAIQVSFVPQSLLAYGLCIGLLGYLCNAARLHPSSLRFGAIAFTVVVTEANQAAIWVTAATRFIDVALGILVALLVIQCWPIRSKL; this comes from the coding sequence ATGAGCAGGGCTTCGATCAGCTCCTCCCTACAAATTGCGATCGCAGCCGTTCTTGCTTTAGCGACGGCCCAAGCGCTGAAGCTCCCAGATGCGTACTGGGCGCCAATATCAGCCATTGTTTGTTCTCTAGAGGCCTTTGATCGTGCCTTTGAAACCGCCCGACGTCGCTTAATTGGAACACTTCTCGGCGTTGTGTTGGCGGCTATTCAAGTGAGTTTTGTTCCACAATCACTCTTGGCCTATGGACTCTGTATTGGACTGTTGGGATATCTTTGCAATGCAGCAAGACTGCATCCGAGCTCATTACGGTTCGGAGCGATCGCTTTTACCGTGGTGGTCACCGAGGCTAATCAAGCCGCAATTTGGGTGACGGCAGCGACCCGCTTTATTGATGTAGCCCTCGGCATCCTTGTGGCACTTTTGGTGATCCAATGCTGGCCAATACGATCAAAATTGTAA
- a CDS encoding DUF3104 domain-containing protein, translated as MSVDHSAPVVIKEGEALFQSVKAGMTVIVKLLPETGQPDQSESWWMADVIFVKGGARNPKAPTLFQVADVDSGVVRWVNADLVTHIIPMGLNLSRKHVGS; from the coding sequence TTGTCTGTTGATCATTCAGCGCCCGTCGTGATCAAAGAGGGTGAAGCCCTGTTCCAGTCGGTCAAGGCAGGTATGACGGTGATTGTGAAACTCCTGCCAGAAACTGGCCAGCCTGATCAGTCCGAAAGCTGGTGGATGGCAGACGTGATCTTTGTGAAGGGAGGTGCACGGAATCCCAAGGCGCCGACCTTGTTCCAAGTGGCCGATGTGGATTCGGGCGTGGTCCGTTGGGTCAACGCTGATCTGGTGACTCACATCATTCCCATGGGTTTGAACCTCAGCCGGAAGCACGTCGGATCGTGA
- a CDS encoding AbrB family transcriptional regulator, with protein sequence MLTGSDLLAKVKELGDVSKSDLVKACGYVSTKKDGGDRLNFTAFYEALLEAKGVSLATGGGAGIGKGGRKLSYTAKVQGNGNLLVGKAYTAMLELEPGAEFTIKLGKKAIRLVPVGAEDDEE encoded by the coding sequence ATGCTCACCGGTTCCGACCTCCTCGCCAAAGTAAAGGAGCTTGGCGATGTGTCCAAGTCCGACCTTGTCAAAGCCTGCGGTTACGTATCCACGAAAAAGGATGGCGGAGATCGTTTAAATTTCACCGCTTTCTATGAAGCTCTTTTGGAAGCCAAAGGCGTAAGCCTGGCGACTGGTGGTGGCGCTGGAATTGGCAAAGGTGGCCGCAAGTTGAGCTACACCGCCAAAGTTCAAGGCAACGGCAATCTTCTCGTCGGCAAGGCTTACACCGCCATGCTGGAACTGGAACCAGGTGCTGAGTTCACGATCAAGCTTGGTAAGAAAGCGATTCGTTTGGTTCCTGTCGGAGCCGAAGACGACGAAGAGTGA
- a CDS encoding DUF3303 domain-containing protein yields the protein MTFLMHWSFKTGYHEIAAKKFLATGAPFPECKSWKRFHAPGSVEGWILVEADTADACYEHAAEWAECLDWEVTPVLTDDQAGPLMAKAYS from the coding sequence ATGACCTTTTTAATGCACTGGTCTTTTAAGACTGGTTACCACGAAATTGCCGCCAAGAAGTTCTTAGCCACCGGGGCTCCGTTTCCTGAATGCAAGTCATGGAAGAGATTCCATGCTCCGGGTTCCGTCGAAGGTTGGATTTTGGTTGAAGCCGATACTGCGGACGCTTGCTATGAACATGCTGCCGAATGGGCTGAATGCCTCGATTGGGAGGTGACACCAGTGCTGACCGACGATCAAGCTGGACCTCTAATGGCCAAAGCCTACAGCTGA
- the argF gene encoding ornithine carbamoyltransferase — MAFAAEGVAAPLVGLHGRDYLSSADGSAAETAALLTLAAQLKSGDRRIDLGNRVLGLIFTKASTRTRVSFQVAMARLGGQTVDLNPTVTQLGRGEPLQDTARVLSRYCDALAIRTFAQQELVDYAHWSSIPVINALTDLEHPCQALADFLTMLEVHGDLPGQTLAYIGDGNNVAHSLMLCGALLGVNVRIGCPEGFEPLSGVLEQARSLAQHGASIEICTDPVKAVAGAQAVYTDVWASMGQEDEQAEREAAFAAFCVDQALMDQAAKDAIVLHCLPAHRGEEITAEVMEGASSRIFDQAENRLHAQQALLAALMGGL; from the coding sequence ATGGCTTTCGCTGCTGAAGGGGTTGCAGCCCCTCTCGTGGGGCTGCACGGTCGTGATTACCTCTCCTCTGCGGATGGTTCCGCCGCTGAAACGGCAGCGCTTCTCACGCTGGCGGCCCAGCTGAAATCAGGGGATCGACGTATTGATCTCGGCAATCGTGTTCTGGGATTGATCTTTACGAAGGCCTCTACCAGAACCCGGGTCAGCTTCCAAGTGGCAATGGCCCGGCTCGGTGGTCAGACGGTGGACCTGAACCCAACCGTGACGCAGCTTGGCCGCGGCGAACCATTGCAAGACACGGCGCGTGTGTTGAGTCGCTACTGCGATGCCTTAGCGATCCGAACCTTTGCGCAACAGGAACTCGTCGATTACGCCCACTGGTCATCCATTCCAGTGATCAATGCCCTCACCGACCTGGAACATCCCTGCCAAGCCCTGGCCGACTTCCTGACGATGTTGGAAGTGCATGGTGATCTTCCAGGACAAACGTTGGCTTACATCGGGGATGGCAACAATGTTGCCCACTCCCTAATGCTTTGTGGGGCCTTGCTCGGGGTGAACGTTCGGATTGGTTGTCCGGAGGGATTTGAACCGTTATCTGGGGTGTTGGAGCAGGCCAGATCCCTGGCACAACATGGAGCTTCAATTGAGATTTGCACTGATCCCGTCAAGGCCGTGGCGGGTGCCCAAGCGGTGTACACCGATGTATGGGCGTCGATGGGCCAGGAGGATGAGCAAGCTGAACGGGAGGCAGCCTTTGCCGCGTTCTGTGTGGATCAGGCCTTAATGGATCAAGCCGCCAAGGATGCGATTGTTCTGCATTGCTTGCCTGCGCACCGCGGCGAAGAGATCACTGCTGAAGTGATGGAGGGTGCCTCCAGTCGGATTTTTGATCAGGCCGAAAACCGACTTCATGCCCAGCAAGCGCTGCTGGCGGCACTGATGGGTGGCCTGTGA
- a CDS encoding histone deacetylase — MARPVVYHPRYSAELPSTHRFPMAKFKLLHQLLLDQGLIERKQIYVPLSISRRDLEEIHPRRYHETFSRDQLTRPEQRRIGLPATSALVQRTWLAVGGTLLTARLALRYGLANHLAGGTHHAHPEFGSGFCIFNDCAVAARVLLQRHEVEKILIVDLDVHQGDGSAACFQADERVTTFSVHAASNFPLRKVNSDIDIPLPDGTEDQDYLAAIGDQLPDVLDQLRPQLVLFNAGVDPHRDDRLGRLHLSNDGLLMRDRLVLDACLRRKIPVATVIGGGYDNLEPLVRRHAIVFRAAAEQARLFNLA, encoded by the coding sequence TTGGCTCGTCCTGTTGTTTACCACCCGCGTTACTCCGCTGAATTGCCGAGCACCCATCGCTTTCCGATGGCGAAGTTCAAGTTGCTGCATCAGCTCCTTCTTGATCAAGGTCTGATTGAGCGCAAGCAGATTTACGTTCCCCTCAGTATTTCTCGGCGTGATCTCGAAGAGATCCATCCGCGCCGTTATCACGAAACGTTCAGCCGCGATCAACTCACGCGGCCGGAACAACGACGGATTGGACTCCCGGCCACTTCGGCACTGGTGCAACGCACATGGCTTGCGGTGGGGGGGACGTTGCTGACGGCACGGTTGGCGCTTCGTTACGGCCTTGCCAACCATTTGGCAGGGGGGACACACCACGCCCATCCTGAGTTTGGGAGCGGTTTTTGCATTTTTAATGACTGCGCTGTGGCAGCGAGAGTTCTTCTTCAACGACACGAAGTCGAGAAGATTTTGATTGTGGATCTGGATGTGCACCAAGGTGATGGGTCCGCCGCCTGTTTTCAGGCGGATGAACGCGTCACCACGTTTTCGGTGCATGCCGCAAGCAATTTCCCCCTTCGGAAAGTGAACAGTGATATTGATATCCCCCTCCCCGACGGCACCGAAGATCAGGACTATCTCGCCGCCATCGGTGATCAACTCCCCGATGTGTTGGATCAACTCAGGCCCCAACTTGTTTTGTTCAATGCGGGGGTTGATCCCCACCGAGACGACCGACTTGGTCGTCTCCACTTGAGCAACGATGGGCTCTTGATGAGAGATCGATTGGTTCTGGATGCATGTTTGCGACGCAAAATCCCCGTAGCAACGGTGATCGGAGGTGGATACGACAATTTGGAGCCTTTGGTGCGTCGACACGCCATCGTGTTTCGTGCCGCGGCAGAACAGGCTCGACTTTTCAACCTGGCATGA
- a CDS encoding glycine zipper 2TM domain-containing protein — translation MPSAPEHSSKAPTVDDNSCIEGSILGGLLGSAAGAALSRGDGRWIGVPVGGAAGAMLGCQVDGG, via the coding sequence ATGCCCTCAGCGCCTGAACATTCATCGAAGGCGCCAACAGTTGATGACAACAGCTGCATCGAAGGGAGCATTCTTGGTGGACTTCTCGGTAGTGCTGCAGGAGCGGCTTTATCGCGGGGGGATGGCCGCTGGATTGGCGTACCCGTTGGTGGAGCAGCGGGAGCGATGCTTGGTTGCCAAGTCGATGGGGGCTGA
- a CDS encoding protein adenylyltransferase SelO family protein has product MSSHEKQFSSSGITSFQEFIRHADYSFTTNLKPDPASSHDGDDHHAREVCSGHFVPVNPTPLVNPIFITHSCKLFEELGLQEEVIKDQDFIKMFSGDLASINSPQCIGWATGYALSIYGTEYNQQCPFGTGNGYGDGRAISVFEGVFKDKRWEMQLKGSGPTPYCRGADGRAVLRSSVREFLAQELMHALGIPTTRSLTLFGSQSQTVMRPWYSEQSQSQDPDVLVDNPIAISTRVSSSFLRVGQLELFARRARLDAHPQAFEELKMIVTHLIKREYKNEIDQSLHFSEQIILLARTFRERLSSLVANWLRVGYCQGNFNSDNCAAGGFTLDYGPFGFCELFDPQFQPWTGGGGHFSFLNQPVAAEANFHMFWKSLRLLLLNDDTKLKELDQIRKDFEPFIQSKLQHMWSKKLGLPQYDQQLCETLLSLLELSKVDFTIFFRELSHLPNNFSALNRSFYTPPSKQLEMQWQSWFEQWQLLVSSANNQQRVSQAMLKVNPKYTWREWLIVPAYEQASRGDYSLIHQLQDILNQPYEEQTQAIEDQYYRLRPNTYFYTGGISHYSCSS; this is encoded by the coding sequence ATGTCTTCCCATGAAAAACAGTTTTCAAGTTCCGGGATCACGTCGTTTCAAGAGTTCATCCGACATGCGGACTATTCATTCACAACAAATTTAAAGCCTGATCCGGCCTCTAGCCATGATGGAGATGATCATCATGCTCGAGAAGTATGTTCGGGTCATTTTGTACCCGTAAATCCAACGCCTCTAGTTAATCCCATATTTATCACTCACAGTTGCAAGCTATTTGAGGAGCTTGGTCTTCAAGAAGAGGTAATCAAAGACCAAGATTTTATAAAAATGTTTTCTGGAGATCTCGCCTCAATCAATTCCCCTCAATGTATCGGTTGGGCGACAGGATATGCCCTATCGATTTATGGAACTGAATACAATCAGCAATGCCCATTCGGCACCGGTAACGGCTACGGAGACGGACGGGCAATCTCAGTTTTTGAAGGCGTCTTTAAGGACAAACGCTGGGAAATGCAGTTAAAAGGGAGTGGCCCAACGCCCTACTGTCGAGGCGCCGATGGACGTGCCGTACTGCGATCGAGTGTGCGCGAATTTTTGGCTCAAGAGTTGATGCATGCCCTAGGGATTCCAACGACACGATCATTGACGCTGTTTGGCTCCCAATCGCAAACAGTCATGCGACCCTGGTACTCAGAGCAATCCCAATCCCAGGACCCTGATGTTTTAGTAGATAACCCCATAGCGATTAGCACACGGGTTTCATCATCGTTTCTACGTGTTGGGCAGCTGGAGTTATTTGCACGTCGGGCACGACTCGATGCCCATCCTCAAGCTTTCGAGGAATTAAAAATGATTGTGACGCATCTAATCAAACGAGAGTACAAAAATGAAATTGATCAGTCCCTTCATTTTTCTGAACAGATCATTTTGCTGGCTCGTACATTTCGCGAACGGCTTTCTTCCTTAGTCGCCAACTGGTTACGAGTTGGTTACTGCCAAGGTAATTTCAATAGTGATAATTGCGCAGCAGGCGGCTTCACCCTTGATTATGGACCGTTTGGCTTCTGCGAACTTTTTGACCCACAATTCCAACCATGGACTGGAGGTGGCGGACATTTTTCCTTCTTGAATCAACCTGTAGCTGCAGAAGCCAATTTCCATATGTTTTGGAAATCTCTCAGACTGTTGCTTCTTAACGATGATACAAAGCTGAAGGAATTAGATCAAATTCGGAAAGATTTTGAGCCATTTATACAATCAAAACTGCAGCACATGTGGTCTAAAAAATTGGGCTTGCCTCAATATGATCAGCAGCTCTGCGAAACCTTATTGAGCTTACTTGAGCTTTCGAAGGTTGACTTTACAATCTTTTTCCGTGAGCTTTCGCATTTGCCAAATAATTTTTCAGCTCTTAATAGGAGTTTTTATACACCGCCTTCTAAGCAGCTGGAGATGCAGTGGCAATCTTGGTTTGAGCAGTGGCAACTATTGGTTTCTAGCGCCAATAATCAACAGAGGGTATCTCAAGCCATGTTGAAGGTGAATCCCAAATACACCTGGCGTGAGTGGCTCATTGTTCCAGCCTATGAACAAGCGAGTCGGGGTGACTATTCATTAATCCATCAGCTTCAAGATATCTTGAATCAACCCTACGAAGAACAGACTCAAGCAATTGAAGACCAATATTACCGCTTACGCCCAAACACATACTTTTATACGGGCGGGATATCCCACTACAGCTGCTCCTCATAA
- the lexA gene encoding transcriptional repressor LexA, translated as MAANPQEALTSAQQELYDWLADYIGTHRHSPSIRQMMQAMGLRSPAPVQSRLRHLQQKGWITWQEGQARTLQLLGDVAASVGIPVLGAVAAGGLVDTFDDVQDHLDLAPVLETRGLFALTVNGDSMVDAHIADGDVVLMEPVIDPQRLRDGTVVSALVAGSGTTLKHFHRQGPTVVLEAANPAYSPIELPAEQVQVQGKLVAVWRQV; from the coding sequence GTGGCCGCCAACCCCCAGGAGGCTCTGACCTCCGCACAACAGGAGTTGTACGACTGGCTCGCCGATTACATCGGCACCCATCGCCATAGCCCTTCGATTCGTCAGATGATGCAAGCCATGGGCTTGCGGTCTCCAGCTCCAGTGCAGAGTCGCTTGCGCCATCTCCAACAGAAAGGTTGGATCACTTGGCAAGAAGGACAAGCCCGAACGCTGCAATTGCTCGGTGATGTGGCGGCGTCCGTTGGTATTCCCGTGTTGGGGGCCGTTGCTGCGGGTGGTTTGGTCGACACCTTTGACGATGTGCAAGATCACCTAGACCTGGCGCCAGTTTTAGAAACTCGAGGGTTGTTTGCCCTAACGGTGAATGGCGATTCGATGGTGGATGCCCATATCGCTGACGGTGATGTGGTGTTGATGGAGCCCGTGATCGACCCACAACGGCTCAGGGATGGCACGGTGGTGAGTGCATTGGTTGCTGGCAGCGGCACCACGCTTAAACATTTCCATCGCCAGGGCCCCACCGTTGTGCTGGAGGCAGCTAATCCGGCCTATTCCCCGATTGAGTTGCCAGCGGAACAGGTGCAAGTCCAAGGAAAGCTCGTCGCTGTTTGGCGCCAGGTTTAG